The proteins below come from a single Kosakonia sp. SMBL-WEM22 genomic window:
- a CDS encoding LysR family transcriptional regulator, producing the protein MAKERALTLEALRVMDAIDRRGSFAAAADELGRVPSALSYTMQKLEEELDVVLFDRSGHRTKFTNVGRMLLERGRVLLEAADKLTTDAEALARGWETHLTLVTEALVPTVELFPLVERLAAKATTQLSIITEVLAGAWERLEQGRADIVIAPDMHFRSSSEINSRKLYSVMNVYVAAPDHPIHQEPEPLSEVTRVKYRGVAVADTARERPVLTVQLLDKQPRLTVSTIEDKRQALLAGLGVATMPYPLVERDIAEGRLRVVSPEYTSEVDIIMAWRRDSMGEGKAWCLREIPKLFAGK; encoded by the coding sequence ATGGCCAAAGAAAGGGCACTGACACTGGAAGCGCTGCGCGTGATGGACGCAATTGACCGCCGCGGAAGCTTTGCAGCCGCTGCGGATGAGCTGGGGCGCGTCCCCTCCGCGCTCAGCTACACCATGCAAAAACTTGAAGAAGAGCTGGATGTGGTGCTGTTTGACCGCTCTGGACACCGCACCAAATTCACCAACGTTGGGCGCATGCTGCTGGAGCGCGGTCGCGTTCTGCTGGAAGCCGCTGATAAGCTGACGACCGACGCCGAAGCGCTGGCGCGCGGCTGGGAAACGCATTTAACGCTGGTAACGGAAGCGCTGGTACCGACGGTGGAACTCTTTCCGCTGGTAGAGAGGCTGGCTGCGAAAGCCACTACTCAGCTATCAATTATCACCGAAGTACTGGCGGGTGCCTGGGAACGCCTGGAGCAGGGGCGGGCGGATATTGTCATTGCGCCGGATATGCACTTTCGATCCTCGTCGGAGATCAACTCGCGCAAGCTCTATAGCGTGATGAACGTCTATGTCGCGGCTCCGGATCATCCTATCCATCAGGAGCCGGAGCCGCTCTCTGAAGTGACGCGCGTGAAGTATCGCGGCGTGGCGGTGGCCGATACCGCCCGCGAACGCCCGGTGCTTACGGTCCAGCTGCTGGATAAACAGCCAAGGCTGACGGTCAGTACAATTGAAGATAAACGTCAGGCCCTACTCGCTGGGTTGGGTGTTGCCACCATGCCCTATCCGCTGGTTGAGCGCGATATTGCAGAGGGCCGCCTGCGCGTGGTCAGCCCGGAGTACACCAGTGAGGTGGATATTATTATGGCCTGGCGTCGCGACAGTATGGGTGAAGGCAAAGCCTGGTGTCTGCGCGAGATCCCCAAGCTTTTTGCCGGTAAATAG
- a CDS encoding pirin family protein, whose product MITTRTAKQCGQADFGWLQARYTFSFGHYFDPKLLGYASLRVLNQEVLAPGASFQPRAYPKVDILNLILEGEAEYRDSEGHHVQAKAGEALLIATQPGISYSEHNLSKDKSLTRMQLWLDACPERENPPVQKLTLADDACQLLASPDGDKGSLQLRQQVWLHHISLEKGEELKIKLHGPRAYLQSIHGTVHAVTHHKEQEALTCGDGAFIRDEATITLVADTPLRALLVDLPV is encoded by the coding sequence ATGATTACTACCCGAACGGCAAAACAGTGCGGACAAGCTGACTTCGGCTGGCTCCAGGCCCGCTACACCTTCTCCTTCGGACACTACTTTGATCCCAAACTGCTGGGCTATGCGTCCCTGCGCGTGTTGAACCAGGAAGTGCTCGCACCAGGGGCTTCTTTCCAGCCGCGTGCCTACCCGAAAGTGGATATTTTGAATCTGATTCTGGAAGGCGAAGCGGAGTACCGCGACAGCGAAGGCCACCATGTGCAGGCAAAAGCGGGTGAAGCGCTGCTCATCGCCACCCAGCCGGGGATCAGTTACAGTGAGCACAATCTGAGTAAAGATAAGTCGCTTACGCGCATGCAGCTATGGCTGGATGCCTGCCCGGAGCGGGAAAACCCGCCGGTGCAGAAGCTGACCCTTGCTGATGATGCCTGCCAGTTGCTGGCCTCGCCGGATGGCGACAAAGGAAGCCTGCAGCTGCGCCAACAGGTGTGGTTGCACCATATTTCGCTGGAAAAAGGCGAAGAGCTGAAAATTAAATTACACGGACCGCGGGCCTATCTGCAGTCCATTCACGGGACGGTGCATGCCGTCACCCATCACAAAGAGCAAGAGGCCCTCACCTGCGGTGATGGCGCTTTTATTCGTGATGAAGCCACTATCACGCTGGTCGCTGACACGCCGCTTCGCGCGCTGTTAGTTGATTTACCAGTGTAA
- a CDS encoding glutamine amidotransferase, giving the protein MEQKSILILQMGNAPQTMRDAHGDVPLWFCQLLGCELDDVDVIRVFEGETLPAPDPRRAAIITGSWAMVTDRLPWSEQTAAWIREAMAVEMPLFGVCYGHQLMAWALGGDVQYHKDGREAGTKTVYLNAAAAHDPLLAHLQESFPAHLTHRQTVTRLPIGATVLGASVHDPHQIVRYGSNAFSVQFHPEMRPEIACDLLRLNRPHIEKEGGDTDSLIAGVIPAPGAAEILRRFMQEALREEGALSLRAAS; this is encoded by the coding sequence ATGGAACAAAAATCGATTTTGATACTCCAGATGGGGAACGCCCCACAGACCATGCGCGATGCGCACGGCGATGTGCCGCTCTGGTTTTGCCAACTGCTGGGATGCGAGCTTGATGATGTTGACGTGATCCGCGTTTTCGAAGGCGAAACGCTGCCGGCACCGGATCCGCGCCGGGCGGCGATCATCACCGGATCCTGGGCGATGGTCACAGACAGATTGCCCTGGAGCGAGCAGACCGCAGCGTGGATCCGCGAGGCAATGGCGGTGGAGATGCCGCTGTTTGGCGTCTGCTACGGTCATCAACTGATGGCCTGGGCGCTGGGCGGCGATGTGCAGTACCACAAAGATGGGCGCGAAGCGGGAACCAAAACCGTTTACCTCAATGCCGCCGCGGCTCACGATCCGCTGCTTGCGCATCTGCAAGAGAGCTTTCCCGCACACCTGACGCACCGGCAAACGGTCACCCGTTTACCCATTGGCGCCACGGTGCTGGGTGCCTCGGTTCACGATCCGCATCAGATCGTGCGCTACGGGTCGAATGCGTTTTCGGTGCAGTTCCACCCAGAAATGCGGCCGGAGATCGCCTGCGATCTGTTACGGCTTAACCGTCCACATATTGAAAAAGAGGGGGGCGACACCGATAGCTTAATCGCAGGCGTCATACCCGCGCCGGGGGCGGCTGAGATTTTAAGGCGGTTTATGCAGGAGGCGTTAAGAGAGGAGGGGGCGCTTTCACTGCGCGCGGCCTCATAA
- the garK gene encoding glycerate 2-kinase gives MKIVIAPDSYKESLSATLVAQAIEKGFREIFPDAHYVSVPVADGGEGTVEAMIAATQGAMHTARVTGPLGEPVAACWGSSGDGATAFIEMAAASGLALVAPELRNPLITTSRGTGELILQALDKGASNIIIGIGGSATNDGGAGMVQALGARLMDANGKEIGHGGGSLISLNHIDLSGLDPRLQECTIRVACDVTNPLTGESGASRIFGPQKGATEAMIVELDRSLDHFADVIKKDLHIDVKRVPGSGAAGGMGAALMAFLGAELRSGIEIVTQALNLEEHIHDCTLVVTGEGRIDSQSIHGKVPVGVAQVAKKYHKPVIGIAGSLTSDVGVVHQYGIDAVFSVLTAIGTLEEAFCGAFDNIYRASRNIAATLAVGMSTEG, from the coding sequence ATGAAAATCGTAATCGCCCCAGACTCTTATAAAGAGAGCCTCTCTGCGACGTTGGTCGCACAGGCAATAGAAAAAGGATTTCGGGAGATCTTTCCCGATGCGCACTATGTCTCTGTTCCGGTCGCAGATGGCGGTGAAGGTACTGTTGAGGCCATGATCGCCGCCACGCAGGGCGCGATGCATACCGCCCGCGTGACCGGCCCGTTGGGCGAGCCGGTTGCAGCCTGCTGGGGAAGCTCAGGCGATGGCGCGACTGCATTTATTGAAATGGCGGCGGCAAGCGGGCTGGCGCTGGTCGCGCCCGAATTACGTAATCCGTTAATTACCACCTCACGCGGCACCGGGGAGCTTATTTTGCAGGCGCTGGATAAGGGCGCGAGCAATATCATTATCGGCATCGGCGGCAGCGCGACCAATGATGGCGGGGCCGGTATGGTACAGGCGCTGGGCGCGCGTCTTATGGACGCCAACGGCAAAGAGATTGGTCACGGCGGCGGTAGCCTGATAAGCCTCAATCATATCGATCTCTCTGGTCTCGATCCGCGTTTGCAGGAGTGTACGATCCGCGTGGCCTGCGATGTGACCAACCCACTTACGGGCGAGAGCGGCGCATCGCGTATTTTTGGCCCACAAAAAGGGGCGACCGAAGCGATGATCGTCGAGCTGGATCGCAGTCTCGATCACTTCGCTGACGTGATCAAAAAAGATCTGCATATCGATGTGAAGCGCGTACCGGGATCGGGCGCGGCGGGCGGCATGGGCGCGGCGCTGATGGCGTTTCTTGGGGCAGAGCTGCGCAGTGGCATTGAGATTGTCACCCAGGCGCTCAATCTGGAGGAGCATATCCACGACTGCACGCTGGTGGTGACCGGCGAAGGGCGCATCGACAGCCAGAGCATTCACGGCAAAGTGCCGGTGGGCGTGGCGCAGGTGGCAAAAAAATATCATAAGCCGGTAATTGGGATTGCCGGCAGTTTGACCAGCGATGTCGGCGTCGTGCATCAGTATGGTATCGATGCGGTATTCAGCGTGTTGACCGCCATTGGCACGCTGGAGGAGGCGTTTTGCGGCGCGTTTGACAATATTTACCGCGCCTCGCGCAATATCGCGGCGACGCTGGCGGTGGGAATGTCGACGGAAGGGTGA
- the garR gene encoding 2-hydroxy-3-oxopropionate reductase: protein MTMKVGFIGLGIMGKPMSKNLIKAGYSLVVVDRNSDAVGELVAAGAETASNAKAIAEQCDVIITMLPNSPHVKEVALGEGGIIEGARAGTVLIDMSSIAPLASREISEALKAKGVEMLDAPVSGGEPKAIDGTLSVMVGGDKAVFDKHYDLMKAMAGSVVHTGDIGAGNVTKLANQVIVALNIAAMSEALTLATKAGVNPDLVFQAIRGGLAGSTVLEAKAPMVMDRNFKPGFRIDLHIKDLANALDTSHGVGAQLPLTAAVMEMMQALRADGMGTSDHSALACYYEKLAKVEVTR, encoded by the coding sequence ATGACGATGAAAGTCGGTTTCATTGGCCTCGGCATCATGGGTAAACCCATGAGTAAAAACCTCATCAAAGCTGGTTACTCGCTGGTGGTCGTCGACCGCAACAGTGACGCGGTGGGCGAGCTGGTCGCTGCTGGTGCAGAAACCGCGAGCAATGCCAAAGCCATCGCCGAGCAGTGTGATGTCATCATCACCATGCTGCCGAACTCGCCGCATGTGAAAGAGGTGGCGCTGGGGGAAGGTGGCATTATTGAAGGGGCGAGAGCGGGCACGGTGCTGATCGACATGAGCTCCATTGCGCCGCTGGCGAGCCGTGAAATCAGCGAGGCGCTGAAAGCGAAAGGCGTCGAGATGCTGGATGCGCCGGTCAGCGGCGGCGAACCGAAAGCGATCGACGGCACGCTCTCTGTGATGGTTGGTGGCGACAAAGCGGTGTTTGATAAGCACTACGACCTGATGAAAGCGATGGCGGGTTCAGTGGTGCACACCGGCGATATCGGTGCGGGGAACGTCACCAAGCTGGCAAACCAGGTGATTGTGGCGCTTAACATTGCCGCAATGTCGGAAGCCTTAACCCTGGCGACGAAAGCGGGTGTTAACCCGGATCTGGTCTTCCAGGCGATTCGTGGGGGCCTTGCGGGCAGCACCGTGCTGGAGGCGAAAGCGCCGATGGTGATGGATCGCAACTTTAAACCGGGTTTCCGCATCGATCTGCATATCAAAGATCTGGCGAATGCGCTGGATACCTCGCACGGCGTGGGTGCGCAGCTGCCGCTGACCGCCGCGGTGATGGAGATGATGCAGGCGCTACGCGCCGACGGCATGGGGACCTCCGATCACAGCGCGCTGGCGTGCTACTACGAGAAACTGGCGAAAGTCGAAGTCACTCGTTAA
- the garL gene encoding 2-dehydro-3-deoxyglucarate aldolase has translation MTNDIFPNKFKAALAAQQVQIGCWSALGSHISTEVLGLAGFDWLLLDGEHAPNDVLTFVPQLMALKGSVSAPVVRVPTNDAVIIKRLLDIGFYNFLIPFVESEEDALLAVAATRYPPEGIRGVSVSHRANMFGTVPDYLRQSNANISILVQIESQAGVDNLDAILSTDGVDGVFVGPSDLAATLGYLGNAAHPEVQRTIQHIFARAKAHNKPSGILAPVEADARRYLEWGATVVAVGSDLGVFRAATQRLADAFKK, from the coding sequence ATGACTAACGATATCTTCCCGAACAAATTTAAGGCCGCGCTGGCCGCGCAGCAGGTTCAGATTGGTTGCTGGTCCGCGCTGGGTAGCCATATCAGTACGGAAGTGCTGGGGCTGGCGGGTTTCGACTGGCTGCTGCTTGATGGTGAACACGCGCCTAATGACGTACTCACTTTTGTTCCGCAACTGATGGCGCTCAAAGGTAGCGTCAGCGCGCCGGTCGTGCGTGTGCCCACCAACGATGCGGTGATCATCAAGCGCCTGCTCGATATCGGTTTCTATAACTTCCTGATTCCCTTCGTCGAGAGCGAAGAGGATGCGCTGCTTGCCGTTGCAGCGACCCGCTATCCGCCGGAAGGCATTCGCGGCGTCTCCGTATCGCACCGCGCCAATATGTTCGGCACCGTGCCGGACTACCTCCGCCAGTCCAACGCCAATATCTCGATTCTGGTGCAGATAGAGAGCCAGGCGGGCGTCGACAACCTCGATGCGATCCTCTCGACCGATGGTGTCGATGGCGTGTTTGTCGGGCCAAGCGATCTGGCGGCGACGCTCGGTTACCTCGGCAATGCCGCGCACCCGGAAGTGCAGCGCACCATTCAACATATTTTCGCCCGCGCTAAGGCACACAACAAACCGAGCGGCATTCTGGCACCGGTTGAGGCAGATGCGCGTCGCTACCTGGAGTGGGGCGCGACCGTGGTTGCCGTCGGCAGCGATCTGGGCGTATTCCGTGCGGCGACGCAGCGGCTCGCCGACGCCTTTAAAAAATAA
- a CDS encoding MFS transporter, giving the protein MAIEQTVEAKRAIPTRYLILLIIFIVTAVNYADRATLSIAGTDVAKELQLDSVSMGYIFSAFGWAYLLMQIPGGWLLDRFGSKRVYTYSLFFWSLFTFLQGFVDVFPLAWAGVSMFIMRFMLGFSEAPSFPANARIVAAWFPAKERGTASALFNSAQYFSLALFSPLLGWLTYTWGWEHVFTVMGAIGFVLTFAWVKFVHNPTDHPRMTREELEYIAQNGAVVDMDHKKAGDDKKAGPKLDYIKQLLSNRMMLGIFFGQYFLNTITWFFLTWFPIYLVQEKGMSILKVGFVASIPALCGFVGGVLGGLFSDYLIKRGSSLTVARKVPIVMGMLLASSIILCNYTNNTALVVALMALAFFGKGFGALGWPVISDVAPKEIVGLCGGVFNVFGNVASIATPLVIGYMVKELHSFNGALVFVGCSALMMMVCYLFVVGDIKRMELKK; this is encoded by the coding sequence ATGGCCATTGAACAAACCGTCGAAGCAAAACGGGCGATTCCTACCCGTTATTTAATTCTGCTGATTATATTTATTGTCACCGCAGTCAACTACGCTGATCGTGCCACGCTCTCTATTGCCGGAACCGATGTCGCCAAAGAGCTACAACTCGATTCTGTCTCAATGGGCTATATCTTCTCCGCCTTTGGCTGGGCTTACCTGCTAATGCAGATCCCCGGCGGCTGGCTGCTCGACCGCTTCGGCTCCAAACGCGTCTACACCTACAGCCTCTTTTTCTGGTCGCTCTTCACTTTCTTACAGGGTTTTGTCGATGTCTTCCCGCTCGCCTGGGCCGGGGTGTCGATGTTTATCATGCGCTTTATGCTCGGTTTCTCTGAAGCCCCCTCCTTCCCGGCGAATGCGCGCATCGTTGCGGCATGGTTTCCGGCGAAGGAGCGCGGCACCGCCTCGGCACTCTTTAACTCGGCGCAATACTTCTCGCTGGCGCTCTTCTCGCCGCTGCTCGGCTGGCTGACCTACACCTGGGGCTGGGAGCATGTCTTTACCGTGATGGGCGCGATCGGTTTCGTGCTCACCTTTGCCTGGGTGAAGTTTGTGCATAACCCCACCGACCATCCGCGTATGACTCGCGAAGAGCTGGAGTACATTGCACAGAACGGCGCGGTGGTTGATATGGACCACAAAAAAGCGGGCGATGATAAAAAAGCCGGGCCGAAGCTGGATTACATCAAGCAACTGCTGAGCAACCGCATGATGCTGGGTATCTTCTTTGGTCAATACTTCCTCAACACCATTACCTGGTTCTTCCTCACCTGGTTTCCCATCTACCTGGTGCAGGAGAAGGGGATGTCGATCCTCAAAGTGGGCTTTGTGGCATCTATTCCGGCACTGTGCGGCTTTGTCGGCGGCGTGCTGGGTGGGCTCTTCTCCGATTACCTGATTAAACGTGGCTCATCCCTGACCGTGGCGCGTAAAGTGCCTATCGTAATGGGGATGCTGCTCGCCTCCAGCATCATCCTCTGTAACTACACCAACAACACTGCGCTGGTGGTTGCTCTGATGGCGCTGGCCTTCTTCGGCAAAGGTTTTGGCGCGCTCGGCTGGCCGGTGATTTCCGACGTTGCGCCGAAAGAGATTGTCGGTCTGTGCGGCGGCGTGTTTAACGTTTTTGGTAATGTGGCCTCTATCGCGACGCCGCTGGTTATCGGCTACATGGTGAAAGAGTTGCACTCCTTCAACGGCGCGCTGGTATTCGTCGGCTGTTCAGCCCTGATGATGATGGTCTGCTACCTGTTTGTCGTCGGCGACATCAAACGTATGGAACTGAAGAAATAA
- the garD gene encoding galactarate dehydratase, whose amino-acid sequence MSDIEIREQVPGAFYIKVHDSDNVAIIVNDNGLKAGTRFPDGLELIEHIPQGHKVALVDIPHHGEIVRYGEVIGYAVRPIPRGSWIDESLVELPTAPPLNTLPLATKVPEPLPPLEGYTFEGYRNADGSVGTKNLLGLTTSVHCVAGVVDYVVKLIERDLLPKYPNVDGVVGLNHLYGCGVAINAPAAVIPIRTIHNISLNPNFGGEVMVIGLGCEKLQPERLLQGTEDVQAIPADGASIVRLQDEHHVGFRSMVDDILQVAERHLIKLNQRKRETCPASELVVGMQCGGSDAFSGVTANPAVGFASDLLIRCGGTVMFSEVTEVRDAIHLLTPRAINEEVGKRLLEEMAWYDNYLDMGKTDRSANPSPGNKKGGLANVVEKALGSIAKSGKSAISEVLSPGQRPTKRGLIYAATPASDFVCGTQQVASGITVQVFTTGRGTPYGLMAVPVIKMATRTELANRWYDLMDINAGTIATGEESIEEVGWKLFHFILDVASGRKKTFSDQWGLHNQLAVFNPAPVT is encoded by the coding sequence ATGTCCGACATTGAAATAAGAGAGCAAGTGCCCGGCGCGTTTTATATTAAGGTTCACGACAGCGATAATGTCGCGATTATTGTTAATGACAACGGCTTAAAAGCCGGAACTCGCTTCCCGGATGGTCTGGAGTTGATTGAGCATATTCCGCAAGGGCATAAAGTTGCGCTGGTCGATATTCCTCATCACGGCGAGATCGTGCGCTATGGCGAAGTGATCGGCTACGCCGTGCGCCCTATCCCCCGCGGCAGCTGGATCGATGAATCCCTTGTTGAGCTGCCGACGGCACCACCGCTCAACACCCTGCCGCTGGCGACCAAAGTGCCCGAACCCTTGCCGCCACTGGAAGGATATACCTTCGAAGGCTACCGCAACGCGGATGGCAGCGTCGGAACGAAAAATCTGCTCGGCTTAACCACCAGCGTACACTGCGTCGCTGGGGTGGTGGATTATGTGGTGAAGTTGATCGAGCGCGATCTGCTGCCGAAATACCCCAATGTCGACGGCGTGGTTGGCCTTAATCACCTTTACGGCTGCGGTGTAGCGATCAACGCCCCGGCGGCGGTGATCCCAATTCGCACTATCCACAACATCTCCCTGAACCCGAACTTCGGCGGCGAAGTGATGGTGATTGGCCTCGGCTGTGAGAAGCTGCAGCCGGAGCGGCTGCTGCAGGGGACGGAAGATGTACAGGCGATCCCGGCGGACGGCGCAAGCATTGTGCGTTTGCAGGATGAACACCACGTGGGCTTCCGCTCGATGGTGGATGATATTCTGCAGGTCGCTGAGCGGCATCTGATCAAACTCAACCAGCGCAAACGTGAAACCTGCCCGGCTTCTGAACTGGTGGTGGGTATGCAGTGCGGCGGCAGTGACGCCTTCTCCGGCGTGACCGCTAACCCGGCAGTGGGTTTTGCTTCCGATCTGCTGATCCGCTGCGGCGGCACAGTAATGTTCTCGGAAGTGACGGAAGTGCGCGATGCGATCCACCTGCTCACCCCGCGTGCCATCAACGAAGAGGTGGGCAAACGCCTGCTGGAAGAGATGGCCTGGTACGATAATTACCTCGATATGGGTAAAACCGACCGCAGCGCCAACCCATCGCCCGGCAACAAAAAAGGCGGACTGGCTAACGTGGTGGAAAAAGCGCTGGGCTCGATTGCCAAATCAGGCAAGAGCGCCATCTCCGAGGTGCTCTCCCCCGGCCAGCGCCCGACCAAACGCGGGTTAATTTACGCCGCCACACCGGCCAGCGATTTCGTTTGCGGCACCCAGCAGGTGGCCTCCGGCATTACCGTGCAGGTCTTTACCACCGGTCGCGGCACGCCCTACGGGCTGATGGCGGTACCGGTGATCAAAATGGCGACCCGCACCGAGCTGGCAAACCGCTGGTATGACTTGATGGATATTAACGCGGGCACCATCGCCACCGGCGAAGAGAGCATTGAAGAGGTGGGCTGGAAGCTGTTCCACTTTATTCTCGATGTCGCCAGCGGGCGCAAAAAAACCTTTTCCGATCAATGGGGATTGCACAACCAGCTGGCGGTATTTAATCCGGCCCCGGTGACCTGA
- a CDS encoding HTH domain-containing protein, translated as MDELLEWLATTDLHPLVASAFVAFMLSAVNAALIEGLNPSFSLSDNVSEEMSEKIISCSEAERAVLNLLNIRPDLSAMALADELAVSARTVERYLQSLQQKGKLLRVGAKKGGYWQVKSL; from the coding sequence ATGGATGAGCTACTGGAATGGCTCGCCACCACGGATTTGCATCCGTTAGTCGCCAGTGCGTTCGTCGCCTTTATGCTCTCTGCGGTCAACGCGGCGCTGATCGAGGGGCTTAATCCGTCATTCAGCTTGTCGGATAACGTGTCGGAAGAGATGTCGGAGAAAATTATCTCTTGCAGCGAGGCGGAGCGCGCGGTGCTAAACCTCCTCAACATTCGGCCGGATCTCTCTGCAATGGCGCTCGCCGACGAATTGGCGGTAAGTGCGCGCACGGTGGAGCGCTACCTGCAATCGCTACAGCAAAAGGGAAAGCTGCTGCGTGTCGGCGCGAAGAAAGGGGGCTACTGGCAGGTCAAGTCACTCTAA
- the rsmI gene encoding 16S rRNA (cytidine(1402)-2'-O)-methyltransferase gives MKQHESAENSQGQLYIVPTPIGNLADITQRALTVLQDVDLIAAEDTRHTGLLLQHFAINARMFALHDHNEQQKAQMLVAKLQEGQNIALVSDAGTPLINDPGYHLVRTCREAGIRVVPLPGPCAAIAALSAAGLPSDRFCYEGFLPAKSKGRRDALKAVEAEPRTLIFYESTHRLLESLEDMVAVWGPSRYVVLARELTKTWESIQGAPVGELLAWVKEDENRRKGEMVLIVEGHKAQEDALPADALRTLALLQAELPLKKAAALAAEIHGVKKNALYKYALDNQG, from the coding sequence ATGAAACAACACGAATCGGCGGAGAATTCTCAAGGTCAGCTTTATATTGTACCTACTCCCATCGGGAATTTGGCTGATATTACCCAACGCGCATTAACCGTGTTGCAAGACGTTGATTTGATTGCCGCTGAGGATACCCGCCACACCGGTTTACTGCTGCAACATTTCGCCATCAACGCGCGGATGTTTGCCCTTCACGACCATAACGAGCAGCAAAAAGCGCAAATGCTGGTGGCAAAGCTGCAAGAGGGGCAGAACATTGCGCTGGTTTCAGATGCGGGCACGCCGCTAATTAACGATCCCGGCTATCACCTGGTGCGCACCTGCCGCGAAGCCGGTATTCGCGTTGTGCCGCTGCCTGGCCCCTGCGCGGCGATTGCCGCCCTCAGTGCCGCAGGGTTGCCCTCCGATCGCTTCTGTTACGAAGGTTTTCTCCCGGCGAAATCAAAAGGCCGCCGCGACGCGCTCAAAGCGGTTGAGGCCGAGCCGCGCACGCTGATTTTCTACGAATCAACCCATCGCCTGCTGGAGAGCCTGGAGGATATGGTCGCGGTTTGGGGCCCCTCCCGTTACGTGGTGCTGGCGCGCGAGTTGACCAAAACCTGGGAGAGCATTCAGGGCGCGCCGGTTGGCGAGCTGCTGGCGTGGGTGAAAGAGGATGAGAACCGCCGCAAAGGCGAGATGGTGCTGATTGTCGAAGGCCATAAAGCGCAGGAGGACGCGCTGCCCGCCGACGCGCTGCGCACGCTGGCATTGCTGCAAGCCGAATTGCCGCTGAAAAAGGCCGCCGCGCTGGCCGCAGAGATCCACGGCGTGAAGAAAAACGCCCTCTATAAGTACGCGCTGGATAACCAGGGGTAA